CAAAGTATGCATCCGTACGTtgttgaaattcctcgaacacgtaccaagcgatttgcttcctcgtttctaatcccaaccgctaggatatggaacgcccttccggcatcagttttcccttacacctataatatgggtaccttcaagccaagaagtgaataggcaacttctaggcaagcgcgctccatcttaggctgcgtcatcacttgctagcaggtctgattgcagccaagcgctagtctgtaaatttaaaaaaaccggccaagtgcgagtcagactcgcgcaccgagggttccgtacacgggtattttttccgacattctgcacgataaatcaaaaactattatgcataaaaataaataaaaatcttcttCAGAATGTACATTtgcataatatgataccccactttgtatagttaccttactttgaaaacactAATGtatagccacaaattcacggatttcagatacttgtgctataagacctacctacctgcctttcacgattctaggtcaacgggaagtaccctataggttttcttgaaagacacgacagataaagtgatcctatcagagttccgtttttccttttgaggtacgaaaccctaaaacgGTATACCCCGCCTATAAGGCAGAcgtttaaggtgcccacgcggcacgcactcgaactgaactgcagctgaactgcgcgtcgcggcagcgccccgcacgatattctctccagccgcgacgcgcggcagtgacgcgctacgcggtacgcgcgtctcGGCTGGacaatatcgtgcggggcgctgccgcgacgcgcagttcagctgcagttcagttcgagtgcgtgccgcgtgggcacctttaaccactaggctatcaccacttataaataggtaaagggatataaataaaacaagtataaaattaaaaaaattaattccattttaataaaactttagtCATATTTGTAAAACAGTACTGTCGTCCAactattattatagttatatggAAATTCTTAGTTCATAGCAGCACGCAGGCCCAACTAGCATTCATAACTGGAAAGAAAGGAAAAAAACAtcattaatccatactaatattactcgtataaatgagaaagtgtgtctgtctgtctgtctgtctgctaccttttcacggcccaacagtttaaccgattctgacgtttggcacagggttagcttatatcccaggggcggacataggctactttttatcccggaaaatcaaagatgtcccacgggatttcaaaaaacctaaatccacgcgggcgaagtcgcgggcatcggctagtaatattataaatgcgaaagtgtgtctgtctgtctgctaccttttcacggcccaacagtttaaccgattttgacgaaatttgatacagagttagcttatatcccggggatggacataggctactttttatcccggaaaatcaaagagttcccacgggattcctaaaaccccACCCGCTtaaacgatttgtatgaaatttggtaccgaggtagcttgtgtccctggCATTgcgacataggcattttatcccggaaaaccaaacagttcccacgggatctttaaaaacctaaatccacgcggacgaagtcgcgagcatcttCTAGTTAATTATATAGCAAGAAAGAAAACTAATCTAAacctataaaaggaaaaggtgactggctgactgactaaaatatttctattttaagtTTAGAATAGAAAAACACTTATTGAACAaacagtaacaagtgtaaattaaaaatttatgacacccccgacaagtgaaggttacagtaactagaaaagagctgataactttcaaacggctgaaccgattttcttggattatagctaagaacactctcgatcacactttcaaacaaaaaaaacttaatgaaaatcagttcattagtttaggagctacgatgccacagacagatacgcagatacacacgtcaaacttataacacccctctttttgggtcgggggttaaaaataacaacctGCGGTTGTACTGACACTATTTTAGTGAACAAGCTATACATAGTGTATACTGAATACATAACCTacttttttacccaactgcggcaaagccaaaagaaggCCAccattctgtgtgttccatcgtagcacctaaactactgggccgattttgatgaatgaggtctGATGAGAATGGGTCTGATGAGAATGGGTCTGATGAGAATGGGTCTGATGAGAATGAGGTCTGATGAGGAtgagaaatttttttttgctattgtatcgagtgggatgtcaaatgaaagacgagaaaattctgagttcatgaatatgaatgtacaacatttaaataaaagatcattacttgaaagtgttcactCTCTTATCTGAACACtctgttatcagctcttttctagttactgtacttgaacactttcaagtaaagatttttatacaaacatgtgaagatgatactgccgttggcgcaattagaatgccataagtctactttgttgtattagtttacaaattgcgaaaaaccaagttaaatttaatttcgcgggcagacccgtgtcttGCACCTTGAAAAACATATCTTTAAAAcaggagtgaataggcaccttctaggtaaacgcgtcccatcttagaccacatcatcactttccatcaggtgtgattgtggtcaagcgcttacctatagtgaataaaaaaaaaaaaaaacattgactCACCTCATTCAATAGCAGAAGCATCCAAACTAACATTAACATAACTGGCTCCCATGTTCTCCCTATGACGCGTCGACACCACATGGCGTTTAGCATTCTCCCCCTCCTCCAAATCCCCATCACAAACCCCACACTTCAGCCTCCCAAACTCATAATAATCATACTTATTCCTCGCCAACATATTCACATTGTGCTTCAACTCCAAATAAAACCGAAAGACATTCTCGGCCGATGGTTTCTGCTCGAAATGCTCAGCATATACCAAATGGGCTAACAACGCTCGAATAGAATTAAAGACACTTTTGCAAGGAACACAGTTAAATATCACACCTTCTTTGTGTAAAACATAATTCCCTTTCATATAAACTGCTATCACATCGCCTTTATTTGCTTTAGTTTTGGTTTCGACAATCAAATTCTGATGGTTTATATCGTTCAAGACATGCTTGACAGCGTCGGAAATTTCTGGAAAGTTCTCCTCACACAAATCGCATTTGATTCCGTCGGTTATAGAAATTTTGTGGGATGCTAGGATTTTTTCATCACACTCGGGGTATAATGCTGTACAGATAAGTTTTGATATCGTTTCGATGTGTTTGGGACTGTCGAAATGGTCGACAATCGCTGCAAATGACGGCAAAGCAATGTATTCCGGGCAAATGGAGCATACGTAGAAATTCCCGAAACTAGCAAAGTATTCAGCGGGGCGGCATAAGTTTTTGTAGAGTAAAGAAAGTTTGTGAGGCGCCGCGTTGCGCAAATGCTTCTTCTGACGGATATGATTGAAGAGGACTTGTCTAGGGCCTTTCAAAGTCATGTCGCAGCACGAGCAATAGTTTGCAATCTTGCTGGAGGGTTGAATGAAGTTTTCTATGACTACGTGATCGCGTTTGTTCAAAGGTTTGCCGACGCTCGCTAAAAATTTCGCCCAATCCAAATTTTTGGGACCCCACTCATCTGGGACCGGTCCATCGGGATTGTTAGCCTTCATTTTACGGTACAATTTATCTGATAATCTCCCCAAATGATTTTCATCCAGTATATGCATTACAATAGTATCGTGTGATTCGATATAACTTTTGCACAAGCCACAGTTCAAACCATTATTATCAGTTACACCGTGATTAAGTAAAAACTTAAAGTTTATATCCTTAATTTTTCCGATGGGAGAATTTTCCTTCGTAAAGGGAATGTGTTTATCCGATTGCAAAATACAAGAGAGGTTGTGTATATGTGTTTCGCTGAACACATGGTTTAAGACACTATCATAACGGAATCTTAATGTATAATATTCACAGGCCATACAGAAAAACGCAAGTTTCCCGGTCCGATCGTCAACTAAAGTTAATAGCTTGTGGTTCATCAGTAATTTAATTATTAGGTTCTCGATTGGTCCgtaatatctatattttttcatttgattcTTAACCGGTCTTTCAGGGGCTTGCTCGTTCTCATCGTTTTCAAAATTCTTGTTGGTGTCAACGGAAAAGTTTTGATTAACATTGTCTTTTATGCTCATTATTATCGGTGCTACAGAACTTGTTAACGCAGAGAAATCTATGGTAGCGATCTCTTTGCATAGCTTATCGTATGATTGCTGGTAGAATCGGATAGCAGCATCGACTGCCCCTTCAGAATTATCGGGCAGATGTCTTATCAGACATGTCTCGAGCTTCCCGATAAACATTTTATCAAGTTTCTCCATAGGTTTGACCATCTGTATGATTTGCTCAATAGTCTGCCCGGCATTCTCACCCCCCTCCATTGCTGAGAGACGTCTCGACATCTTAGGGAGAAGCACAGGTTCCGCAACATCAATACTCTCTCTTTTCAACTTAGGTAAATGCACGTCTAAACTAAAATGTTTCTGCAACGACTCCATTAACGGTTCCTCATCGTTCAGCTCAATTTCAATATCACAATCGGTACATATATGGACTTGTTTAGCATTTTCGGATATAAAGAACTCGGTTTTGAGTAATTCAGGCACTTCGCTGACTGGAAGACTGTTGAAACGCTGCCTTTGAAGGTTAGATTTCTTCTCGGTAGTAAAGATGAACTCCACTTCGACTCCTTCACGTTTCGTCAAGAAAATCTTTCTGTGTGTGTCATCCAAGTTCTTCAAATATCGTAACACCACCTTGTTTTGCTGTGTCACTGGATGGTTCATGACATAGCGGAAATGGTTAGCCAACCTTTTGACGTCATCCAGTTTTCTGAACGACACAACTGTCAGTTCCGAGACACTTTTACATATTTCTTCAATTTCTCGCTTATCCATGTCCTTTGAATCGGACattttgatttgaaaaagtatgtgtataaacaataaaataaaaattatatttatgtacaCTGATTCTTAAAAATCTTATCAATAAAAAGACCTATCTCGATTTAAGAGACTAACAGTCACTTTACGACGTTCTTCATGTGATGTAGGTAATAACGtcacaaataaaaatctaagtGTGTGACGtgtttttatgtttaattttgTTATGATGGATGGTTGCCCGTACGGTGTTGTCCAAATTTGTGCGTTTTTAGAATAAGCCCGGAAGAGGTTGATTTTCGAAATTTTTTGAGTTAAGCCAGTTTTGATCTGAAGACTATCACCGCATATCAAGATCTGAaatgatagaaaaaaaaacactattaaATCCATATTCATGTACTTATTCATACTCCACactccatacctactaatattataaatgcgaaagtctttgtctgtctgtctgtctactagctttgcATGGCTCATAaaccgcttaaccaattttgttgTTTAgtacaaagtttattttttgtcaataggaaaaatggaacccttacaggatcactttgttgtctgtctgtctatctgtctgtctgtcgtggcggtcaagaaaacctatagggtacttcctgggttgacctagaatcatgaaattcggcaggtaggtaggtcttatagtagatgtaaagaaaaaaatctgaaaaccgtgaatttgtggttaattcTGCCAAATTTTGTGATTCCAGGTCAATTattctgccaaatttcatgattccacgaatagtttttgattcccttgaatTCACAGACAtgccaaacagacagacaaacaggcagacaagACAGACAAGAAGAGACAAGCAGatacaagaagaagaagattcttaaggatttctttttcctttttgaggtacagaaccttaaaaaagaATTCTGATTATCCAAAGTACATTCAGAGTTCATTGCACCATATCATACTGATAAAACTAATCATTCTAAGATCGTTGATAAATAGATTGTTAGTAACAGTACTTAGTATActaaaacttattactaaaataaatggtaagtacatacttaacaaaataccggccaagtgcgagtcagactcgcacaccgagggttccgtactcgggtatttattctgtcactttacacgataaatcaaaaactatcatacataaaaataaataaaaatctgttttagaatatatacataaagccctttcatattatgataccccacttatcttatatatatatatgtatatcgtAAGTTatcttatatatatatatataaagtaagataactatactttaaaaattgaaacacatttttttaatgatgtaaccacaaattcgcgattttcagatttattcctgtatttgtgctataagacctacctacctgtcaaatttcgtgattctaggtcaacgggaaataccctataggtttcttgacagatacgacggacggatggacagacggatggacggatggaccgacagacagagagacagacagacagacaacaaagtgatcctctaagggttccgttttttccttttgaggtacggaaccttaaaaacaagAAACAAACCAATTGTGCTGAGTGCAAAGGCAGCCTTGTCACTAACACAGTCTTTTAAAGGCAACCTGAGCATTAGGGTCTATCTATGGAGCTTtgcctttgctcagacttaagatagtgttagaacgagacagcgctatacagTTTGcatatatctgtctcgttttaactgaaacttaagtctaagcaacgTCAAAGTggggtctatagatttcaagctAAGAAGCTAGCAAACACTAAATAGGTTGATGCAAAAAGCTGGttgaaatatacttacataaacatacaaacaatagtaaaaaaataaagaaacaaaaaaaattattcaacccctcaaggggtaaaataggtgtTTGAAGTGTAGTCCATGCAGACAGAGTCACAGGCTTGAATCTTGTAGTTGTATAGTAGTGAAAAACATTAGGGCTAATTATTCTAACGTATGAGTGTAAATatgtcattaaaaataattttttgcatTCCCATTTAGATTTTTCCCAAAAAAAATCTTGGTGGTATAAATGATGAACATAGTGAGCGATTTCACCAAGATTTAAAATCATTTGAGCAAAATTATCAAGATTGTTGAGACCAAAATAAGCTACTGTGGCTATTCTTGGTCTGTTGTGAGAGacactataaaaatatttatgacaagtttaaattaaaaatttataacacccccgacaagtgaaggttacagtaactagaaaagagctgataac
The Maniola jurtina chromosome 28, ilManJurt1.1, whole genome shotgun sequence DNA segment above includes these coding regions:
- the LOC123879557 gene encoding uncharacterized protein LOC123879557; this translates as MSDSKDMDKREIEEICKSVSELTVVSFRKLDDVKRLANHFRYVMNHPVTQQNKVVLRYLKNLDDTHRKIFLTKREGVEVEFIFTTEKKSNLQRQRFNSLPVSEVPELLKTEFFISENAKQVHICTDCDIEIELNDEEPLMESLQKHFSLDVHLPKLKRESIDVAEPVLLPKMSRRLSAMEGGENAGQTIEQIIQMVKPMEKLDKMFIGKLETCLIRHLPDNSEGAVDAAIRFYQQSYDKLCKEIATIDFSALTSSVAPIIMSIKDNVNQNFSVDTNKNFENDENEQAPERPVKNQMKKYRYYGPIENLIIKLLMNHKLLTLVDDRTGKLAFFCMACEYYTLRFRYDSVLNHVFSETHIHNLSCILQSDKHIPFTKENSPIGKIKDINFKFLLNHGVTDNNGLNCGLCKSYIESHDTIVMHILDENHLGRLSDKLYRKMKANNPDGPVPDEWGPKNLDWAKFLASVGKPLNKRDHVVIENFIQPSSKIANYCSCCDMTLKGPRQVLFNHIRQKKHLRNAAPHKLSLLYKNLCRPAEYFASFGNFYVCSICPEYIALPSFAAIVDHFDSPKHIETISKLICTALYPECDEKILASHKISITDGIKCDLCEENFPEISDAVKHVLNDINHQNLIVETKTKANKGDVIAVYMKGNYVLHKEGVIFNCVPCKSVFNSIRALLAHLVYAEHFEQKPSAENVFRFYLELKHNVNMLARNKYDYYEFGRLKCGVCDGDLEEGENAKRHVVSTRHRENMGASYVNVSLDASAIE